The following coding sequences are from one uncultured Tateyamaria sp. window:
- the sseA gene encoding 3-mercaptopyruvate sulfurtransferase, with protein sequence MSDDPRTLVSTDWLAAHLKDPDLRVLDASWYLPELGRNAREEFDAAHIPGARFFDIDDISDARSDLPHMAPPPEKFMSRMRAMGVGDGHQVVVYDGAGLLSAARVWWLFRLMGHRDVAVLDGGLPKWQADGHPVEDMPPIIKDRHLTARFQNHLVRDVTQVSQASKLGSIQVVDARAAGRFKGEAPEPREGMRPGHIPGARNVPYDTLLNADKTMKTPDETRAVFEAAGVDLAKPIITSCGSGITAAILALALDRMGHDQWSLYDGSWAEWGMSPMVPVATGDA encoded by the coding sequence ATGTCAGACGATCCCAGAACACTTGTATCGACGGACTGGCTGGCCGCGCATCTCAAGGATCCGGACCTGCGGGTGCTGGACGCGTCCTGGTACCTGCCCGAGCTTGGGCGGAATGCGCGCGAAGAATTCGATGCGGCCCACATTCCCGGCGCGCGGTTCTTCGATATCGACGACATCAGCGACGCACGGTCGGACCTGCCGCACATGGCGCCTCCACCGGAAAAGTTCATGTCCCGCATGCGGGCCATGGGTGTGGGTGACGGACACCAGGTCGTGGTCTATGACGGGGCCGGTCTGCTCAGTGCGGCCCGCGTGTGGTGGCTCTTTCGCTTGATGGGGCACCGCGATGTGGCTGTACTGGACGGTGGCTTGCCCAAGTGGCAGGCCGACGGGCACCCGGTTGAAGACATGCCACCGATCATCAAGGACCGGCACCTGACGGCCCGGTTCCAGAACCATCTGGTCCGCGATGTCACACAAGTCAGCCAGGCGTCCAAGCTCGGTTCGATCCAGGTGGTCGATGCGCGGGCCGCCGGACGGTTCAAGGGCGAAGCGCCCGAACCGCGCGAAGGCATGCGTCCGGGCCACATCCCGGGCGCGCGCAACGTGCCCTACGACACGCTGCTCAATGCCGACAAGACGATGAAGACACCTGACGAAACCCGCGCCGTCTTCGAAGCGGCAGGCGTCGACCTCGCCAAACCCATCATCACCAGCTGCGGGTCGGGCATCACCGCCGCGATCCTCGCGCTGGCCCTGGACCGCATGGGCCATGACCAATGGTCCCTTTACGACGGCAGCTGGGCCGAATGGGGCATGTCGCCCATGGTCCCTGTCGCAACCGGAGACGCCTGA